In Brassica napus cultivar Da-Ae chromosome C2, Da-Ae, whole genome shotgun sequence, the sequence TGATTTGAAATTTCAGGAAATAAGGGCAACGAGGGGTGGGGAGGGTGCACAGccaaaagaaaacaagtttGTGGCTGCCCGCATGACACCAACGGCGGGGATTGGCTTTGCACAGGTGGTGTGCATTTTATTATtggtgtacacatgtacattttatttttggtgtacACCTGTTGACATAGGTTACTGACTCCATCTAGAAAACGGGTGGCGACAACGGTGGTGAGTTCGATGAGGAGGATCCTGACGGTGGTGAAGAAGCAAGGACGGCAGACAAACAGCCCCAATCTGTTGACTCCATTGAAACATCAAATATGGAGTTTCCAAAGCCTGTGGAGGCGGTTGGAAAAGTTGATCCTCCCAAGGCGGGTGGTGAGGCAAGTGTTAAGGAGATCAACGCTGAATTACAGGGGACGGAGGACGAAGAGAGATATGACAGTTGTAAAGACGACATGTCCACTGATAGCCAGATACAAGAGAACCCACGTGATTTGTGTGGTGAAACGGCATCGCATGAGATCCAGCAAGATTTCTGGAGTGTACACCCCTGACCCAAGGGTGAAAACGTTGTTTAAGAGCGAGGAGAAGGTTGAGTATAAGCCCATTGCCAAAACGAATCGAACACAGTTTAAGAAGTTTGCCGAAATTTTGAGCACTTGTTCGGCTTATGTTTTTTGCTTCCCCCTGATGTAAACAATAAAGTTGGTATAATTGGAGAATTTACTATACGTTACTGAAATTATTGTTCAAAGTCAACACCACAGTCTTACCGGTATCTCTCATGCGGACAGTTTACGTTTGATTCCTGGTCTTCCCTTCTTTCGTTTGGTCGTTGGTGGATAAATATCAACCGTTAGTATTTCGGCTGGCACTTCAACATCCTTTGGATCCGGAACCGGAAGTATGATACCCCTAACTGTTTCAGCCCATGTCTCTTTGAGATGGTGTTTGCAAACAAACATGGTGTACTACATATTACGGCAAGAAGCAGCAGCAATGGCATGTCGGCATGGCAAACCAAGCTTTTGGAATTCGAGGCAAGTGCAAGTTCGTTTATCCAGATCAACCGTGAAACCAAAATTAGTTGGCCTGTGCGTAACTTCGAATAACCAAGTCGAACATGGCACAACTAGAAGGCCCGTTGACAGCACCAGCTGTTTGACCAGTATCTTTTGAATATTATCTGGAACATTTCCCTTCATCTTACTGATCTCGGTGCGTCTGCTCACATACCAGGTACACAGCTTCCGGCGAATAAACTCGAACAATGCCATTATAGGACTATCACGAGCGGGCAGAAGAGCATTATTCAACGATTCAGCAGCGTTAGAAGTCATCACGTTAAATCTCTCCCCTTCGAAATGTGAACGTGTCCATAGCTTCTTGTCGATCTTCTCCAAATAATCTCAGCATCTCCAATCCGTCAGTTTAATAAGCTCCATTATCTCCTTAAACTCCAAAACTCTGAACGCATCCCCAACTCTGCCAACCATTGTTTTCTGTTGCAGCCCCTTAAACTTATCATTAACGTTACGCTGGAGGTGTACGAGACAAATACCATGGTGTGCACGTGGGTACCATTTATCTTTCGCTGCGAAAATTGCTGCGCATCTATCTGATATTATACTTAAATCAGAACCATCCTCTACAATAGTAGATAACCTCTGGAAAAACCATGTCTAAGATTCTGTGTTCTCACTTTCCACTACTGCGAAAGCAATCGGGAATACGCGGCTGTTAGCATCTTGTCCGCTGGCACTTAGCAAAACACCTTTGTACTTTCCAAACATGTGGGTGCCGTCCACCACTAGCACCTTCCTCAGGTACTTCCATCCATCGATGCATGCTTTCAGGGACATGAACGCATACTTAaaccttgtttttccttctttgtctttttctgttttaatatcgGTGATTGTTCCAGGATTTGCTAGCTTGAGTACATGGAAGTACTGTGGTAGTATCTTGTATGAATCCTCCTCTGTTCCTTGCGCAGATGAAATCGCTAGTTCTTTCGCTTTCCAAGCTTTCCAGTATGAGCATGTATAGTTGAATTCCGTTCGCATCATTTCCGGAAGTTCCATAGCACGCGGCCCAGAGTAGAGCCTCTCGTATTTCGAACGCAATAGAGCTGCAAGCACTTTGGCTGTACCATGTTTTTTATACTTCCCTCTAACGTCGGCTACGCATCCATGATTCAGAATTGCCTTTTTAACCAGATAAGTTGGAGAATCACCGAGTTGAACAGCCACTACTCTCCACTTGCATTCTTTTTCGTAGCATTTCACCATCAGTTGGCGTTTGCAATGCCTGAGCTTAAACGTGCACACCTTAGCAATTGCGTAGATAGCCAACATCAACTTGCACTCCGCTTTGTGCTTGAACGTCCTTCCCACGTATATGTCAGAGTCCTCCTTGCTGAAGTTAATGTCAAGAGGGTTGCAGCTGCTTCCATCCATTTCATTATACACACCATCTACATCATTATATCCATACATATCTGGTACTTGTATGCCTTTCATGAATGCTTCTCCACCCTGAACTTGTCTAGTTGCGGTGACAGGAGGATCAATATCGTCCTCATCTTCGAGCTCACGGTTGTGCGTGTTATATTGTTTTGGGGGAGTTTCGAGACATATGTCACCACTTTCAACGGcctttgttgcttgattggGCGCACAACCAACGTCTGTAGGAGTACCACTCACATTATCTCCGGCTTTCGTCAATACTTCTTCACCCTGAAATGCGGCCGGCTGGGGAATAGGAGTGTCACCAacagcatcatcatcattatcttcAGTCACCCGGGTGTGTTTGTTTTTAGATTGAGGGGGCGTCACAAGAACAACATCAACACCTACCTCGGTCTCTGTTACTTCTGTCTCCAATCTGGAGGGTGATCCAACATCTCTTGCTAGATCGGTGATTTCCACAGAATAATCgttatttttggatatatatccaCCTCCACGTGATCGTTACTTCTTACCACACGCCGATTTTGCAGCCCCTGTGCCACCAATACCGCCAGGACGCCGAATACCCTTCCCACCAGACTGTCCACCACTTCTTCCTTTGCCTGGACCTTCTAAAAAATTGTCGTCGTCGTCCGTCACGCAATCGTTTCTACAATAATCATGCCAGCCATTGTAGTCGTAATCGCTGTCATCGCCTTCATCTTCTGCAGCAACATCTTAGTGAGCTCCTCCGTTATTTCCATTCTCCACTGAGACCTGTTCAACACTTAGCGTTCTCGTATCTTCTATGAGACAGATTTGTTGAGGCAGATTATCTGGCGCCATTTTTACTGCGCCTCCTTCTTCGACTTTGCCTTCTTTATTCTCTCTATTATCCACTGCCAAGTCATCTCCACAAACATTTCCCTTTTCTTGCTCGCAATTCTCTGAATTAGCCCCACTCCGTCGGCAAGAGTTTCTCCGCTTTTGTCTTGGTCCTTTGACGTAGCAACCATGCCGCCAGACTGAGAGTTGCGTTTGTAGCGTTCTTTGATTTTCTGTACTTCCATAAAAAAAGCAACATCTTCATCAGGAGGTCGAACGGGTGCATTCATTTGGACCCGTATTACTCGTTCCGACCTTAGAAATATCATTTCTCCTCCAACACTTTCTCTTAATGTTACGAAGAGATTGACGGATTTGTCTGCCCGGTGAAGCGCCTTGAAAATCTTGAAATCTTTGTCCGTTGCTATCTCGACGGGAAAAGCCACTAGGCCCACCATTTCACTCTCTCCATCATTCAGCCAATACGACATCTCGGCTAACACTTCCCTTCCCAATAGCCCATACGCAGCTACAATACACGTTTTTAACTCCTCAGCACCTCTAATTCTGGACGAATCGACGGCTCTACCCATTTTATCATTGTCTATCTTGAAATCCCAAGCTCCATTGTCAAACATTATCCACCTCCCAGCCATAACCACAATGCAAGAATTACACAGACCTACGGTCCAAGCATGAGCACCTGTTAGTGTCATTTGCCAAATAGAGGAAGCACAcaattgtaaaaacaaaaacagaaacttAGAGCTCAAACTCTGTACCTTCGCCGGTGTTGGTCCTGATTTCCTTACTACCTGTGCCACCACTACTTGACCCGATGTTCCGACCACCGCTAATTGTTTCCATCCTTTTCAGTTACGGTGGATAAGCATCGACGGCCTCAGAGGATGGGAATATCTTCTTATCGTAGGGTTGCTTCTTTTAGTTGTACACCAGTTCTTAGCTGCTTCTCACCATTACCCAGTTAGCGTTTTATAAcatattagtttaattaatattaccacaaatatcaTAAAACAGTGAACGGCGGGAAAAGGAATGGTTAATATTACCTTTAACCTTTGCTACCggtcacccaaaaaaaaaaaaaatctcgaaTTTACACGTGCGGAAACTTCTGGGCCGCTTGGGTCGCTAAGTCTTAGGGTCGTTTAGACTGGGTCACTTTCTAGAATTTCATGGGTCACGGTCCAGAACATTACGGGTCATAAGGCCAAATTCGTCACCGATTTATTTCTCTCCCCTAGCAGTACGTTTCGACAATAAAAACTTCAAGCGACCCACTTGACCAATTAAAAACTTGAAGTGACCCTATGTCACAAGCGACTCGTAAAAAACTAGCAGACATTTTggtgatattatttttttataaatggtacttattttcttcattttgtgCATAACTCATGATGTTACTTTTGTTTTCGTCCTTCTTTGTTAATGATAGAAAATACGGTGTACTGTTCCAGTACAACTTCAATAAATTTTAAGTGTAATAATAACAAGAGCCATAAATGCTGAAAGAACAACAAAATTGATACACGTAGGTTATAATAACAAGAGCCATAAATGCTGAAAGAACAACATAATTGATACACGTAGTGAGAAAAATGACATATTGGTTTGTCAAAAACAAACACCGAGATGAcccttttgttttgttattactCGAAtcatattaccaaaaaaaaagataaaagaagaCAACATCGCTAAAATCAATAATGTTTAGTTTCGTGTTACCAATAATGATATATTGAATACAACTAACCTTTAATTGTGTGATGTATTTGTTAGAAAATGCGGTGAAACTAGAGAATATAATCTATGtttctgtattattcataaacataaagaatcttttatatatagagaattacaccgtcatagaataatggaaagattataaaaaggaaatacaaatatagaaagagtacaaatcataatctaataaggaaaaGACCAGATGCCgattatctctctctcctcactgtcgtctctctctctctctctagcattgggccggttatgaaccggaccggttatggacatccataaTATGATTTATCACACTCCCACTTGggtgccataaccatacagtgattgtaatacgctttagatgttgcctcattaaaaccttaccagaaaaacccagtgggacaaaaccatggtgaaggaaaaagagtacaacacgtattactccacATGTTCTGACcaactcgcggctggcctcatgaacagccaagatctccgaatggtttgaagacgtggccgcgatcgtctgcttcatggaacgccatgatatggccgttccaccatgtgtgaaaacatagcctgtctgtgatcgagcattgtgtggatccgaaagataacctgcatcagcaaaatcaactaaaccttctttgttttggttagtataaaataaacccaagtctttcgtttaATCctgttccagtgcctttgggttggacaagagcttaatctagacaatagattcacagcaaaacatatatctggtcgtgtgactagccagatacatcaaagctcctatggcactgagatatggcactttgggaccaaggacatctttatcgtccatcttaggacggaacggatcagtgtccaggccgagggacctcacgaccatggggctagataatgggtgagactcgaCCATGTTGAATTTCTCGAGTACTTTTCTGTATTTgacatttgatgcacaaggattccatctctTATGTACTCGAGCTGTAATCGCAAacaaaacttttgtttttttcaagatctttcatctcgaattctttcttaagatattcaactgtttagga encodes:
- the LOC125582149 gene encoding uncharacterized protein LOC125582149 encodes the protein MTSNAAESLNNALLPARDSPIMALFEFIRRKLCTWYVSRRTEISKMKGNVPDNIQKILVKQLVLSTGLLVVPCSTWLFEVTHRPTNFGFTVDLDKRTCTCLEFQKLGLPCRHAIAAASCRNM